The sequence TGCTGGAAGCCAGCTTTAACAATCGTTTGCACGAAGGACTGATTGAATTTGAAGATGAAGGAAATCTGAAAATGATTTTTGAAAATAATATAAGTGTGCAAATGGAGTATGGCATTAACGAGCCGCAAATAAACCGGGAAGGATCCATAGAAATCATTGGTGAGAAGGGGCGGGTTAAAGCTGGAGGTGCTTACTTAAATGAATGGGATTATTCAACTGATGATAGTGTGTTGCAAAAAAAGATTGACTTACTGCTGAAAGCGTTTTTTTCTGTTACTAATACAGATGTAACTACTATGTCAAATTTGTACCAGCCATCATTCGAACCGAACAATTACGGAAATTATAAGGGTAGCATGCGCAATCATCACAAAGTGTATGATAATCTGGTGCAGTCGTTAAAGCATCAAGTGCCTTATTATACCACAATTGAAGAAGCAAAAAATACTATTGAACTGATTAATCTCATTTATCAGGCACGGTAATTGAACTAAATTGAATAAAATTTAGTGCCATGCTACCCACTTTTAATTTAATAGAGTCTTCTGTGCGCGATGTTCAGTTTGGAAAAAATGTAACCATTGTTGGACCTGTTAATATTTATGGTTGCATTATCGGCCATGATTCACGTGTAGGACCATTTACCGAAATACAATCCAATGTAACTATTGGTGAGCGATGTAAAATTCAGTCTCACAGTTTTATATGCAGTCTAGTAACCATTGGCAATGATTGCTTCATAGGACATGGAGTCATGTTTATCAATGATTTATTTTCAGAAGGAAGACCAGCAGGCGATGCATCTAAATGGCAAGCTACATTCATTGGAAATCATGTTTCCATAGGTAGCAATGCTACTATTTTACCTGTAACTATTTGTGACAATGTGGTCATTGGTGCAGGCGCTGTGGTTACAAAGGACATTAATGAGCCTGGGTTTTATGCAGGCAATCCCGCCAAAAAAATCCGATAATAGAATAGTAGGGTTAATGACTATGATAACCCCGCTTAATTGCTCAGTCTGATGGTATTAGACTTTGATATAGATTTTTTTCTTGTCTAATACATACACAATCAGCCAGTAAAAAGCAATCATACAGAGTGCGTATACTAAAGAGCCTACTCTGGCATCTTCTGCAATGGGTTTGCAAAGTGTATTATAAAACCAAGATAAAAAGCTGGTATAGTGTTTGGTGCCATCTGCATCCGTTTCAGATACCCATCTGAGTAAGCTAGATAATCTTGGCAAGAAGCCGCTCAATACAAAAATAAAAAGCGGGTTTTTCCCAAATACATCAAAGAAACGGCTCCATGCACCTTTAGCCCCTTTAAATTCAATGGCATAAATCATTACGCCAATGGTTAAAATGGCCAAACCTGTTGTATATAAAGTATAACTGCTGGTCCAGATTTTTTTATTGATGGGGAATACCAAGTCCCAGCAATACCCACTGAAAGTTAGCACCAAACCTGCAACAAAAAGGCTGCTAAGCATATCGGCGTTTTTCCCTTTCAACTGAATGTATTGACCAACTAAAAATCCAAAAATCACCTGTACAATAGCTGCAGGCGTGCTCATGAACCCTTCCGGATCAAACGGAACACCTTCTCCCTTGTAAATATGGGTAACGCCTAAAATATCTATATCAATGGCGGTTCCAAACCAGCCTTGTAAACTATATGGGTCACCGTCTGCACCCAATGCATAACAAACGAACCAGTAAAGCAACAGAATGGCCATGCCAATTACATAGGCGCCGCGGGTTTTTCCATAAAACACAATAACAGAAGCAAAGAAATAACAGAGTGCAATTCTTTGTAAAACGCCTAATATTCTTACGTTCTCCCATGTTTTAAAAACCAATTCTTCGCCATCCCATTTTACAAAAGGACTCCAGTGCAACAACACACCAATCCCAAAAATGAGTAGGGTTCTTTTGATTACTTTTTTCCAGAATTCAGCCGGGCCTGCTGCTTCAAAACGAGGCATCACAAATGCCATGGCATTGCCAACAGCAAACAAAAAGAAAGGGAATACCAGGTCTGTTGGCGTTACGCCATGCCAGGGTGCATGTTGTAAAGGGCCAAAAATATGCCCCCAGCTACCTGGATTATTAACTAAAATCATCAAGGCAACAGTTGCGCCTCTGAAAACGTCCAGTGAATAGTATCTGTTTCCCATAATTGGCTAAGTGTAAAAGCTAAGTTATACTAATTGGATATTGCTACCAATTTATGCTATATGCATTTTAGGTTGCATATTTGCATGAATCTAGGATCATGAAAAAAGCATTAATTACGGGCATCACCGGCCAGGACGGTGCATATTTAGCAGAACTGCTGCTGAAGAAGGGCTATGAAGTGCATGGAATCAAGCGCAGGAGTTCGCTTTTCAATACACAAAGAATCGATCATTTTTACGAGGACCCACATATTCCAGACCGACATATGGTACTGCATTACGGCGATTTAACTGATAGTACGAATTTGATTCGGATTATTCAGGAAGTGCAGCCCGATGAAATTTATAACCTTGCTGCCATGAGTCATGTGCATGTGAGTTTTGAAACACCCGAATACACCGCCAATGCGGATGGAGTGGGAGCATTGAGAATATTGGAGGCAATACGTTTGCTGGGGTTAACTAAAAAGACAAAATTCTATCAGGCATCTACCTCAGAATTATATGGATTGGTACAGGCTGTTCCGCAAAGTGAAACCACGCCATTTTATCCCAGAAGCCCTTATGCGGTAGCTAAGTTATATGCTTACTGGATTACAGTGAATTACAGAGAAGCCTATGGCATGTATGCCTGCAATGGAATTTTATTCAATCATGAAAGTCCGTTAAGAGGAGAAACTTTTGTAACCCGAAAAATTACCCGCGCCGTAGCCCGTATTTCGATGGGATTACAGGATGTTCTTTACTTAGGAAACCTAGATGCACAAAGAGATTGGGGGCATGCTAAAGATTATGTAGAAGGAATGTGGCTGATGTTGCAGCAAGAACAGCCAGAAGATTTTGTATTGGCAACTGGAGTTACTACTTATATCCGTGATTTTGTTAGAATGGCTTTCGCTGAAGTAGGAGTTACCCTGGCATTTAGTGGAGAGGGAGTGAATGAAATAGGTACAATTGCGGCTATTGAAAATGTGCAACACTCATCTATGAAAGTAGGACAGGTTGTGGTAAAAGTAGACCCTCGTTATTACAGACCTACTGAAGTTGATTTATTAATTGGAGATGCAACCAAGGCTAAGAAGAAATTAAACTGGTCGCCTAAATATACTTTAGCTGAAATGGTAAAAGAGATGGTGGCGGCAGATATTGTATTGTTTAAAAAAGAACAGTTGTTGAAAGACAATGGATTTGCAACAGAAAAGGAACATGAATAAGCAAGCAAAAATATATGTGGCCGGTCACAGAGGCATGGTGGGTAGCGCTATTGTCAGAAAGCTGGAAACTTTAGGTTATACTTCTATTATTACCCGAACTTCAAAGGAGCTGGATTTGAGGAATCAACAGGCTGTTGCTGATTTCTTTGCAACAGAAAAGCCCGACTATGTATTTCTGGCTGCAGCCAAAGTTGGTGGAATCGTTGCTAATAACACATATCGCGCAGAATTTATTTACGACAACCTTATGATGGAGAGTAATATTATTCATCAGAGTTATGTAAATGGTGTGCAAAAATTATTGTTTTTAGGTTCTTCCTGTATTTATCCTAAAATGGCCCCACAGCCGCTGAAAGAAGAATATTTACTCAGTGGCTATTTGGAAGAAACCAATCAACCCTATGCAATTGCAAAGATTGCAGGTATAGAATTATGTGACAGTTATCGTGCCCAGTATGGCTGTAATTTTATTTCTGCCATGCCCACGAATTTGTATGGTCCCAATGACAACTACGATCTGGAAAAAAGTCATGTATTGCCAGCCATGTTGCGTAAGTTCATTACTGCTAAAGCAAATGATGAAGCTACAGTTACAATCTGGGGATCAGGAACTCCAAGAAGAGAATTTCTGCATGTGGATGATCTGGCAGAAGCCTGTTTGTACCTGATGGAAAATTATAATGAAAAAGGTTTGGTAAATATTGGAACAGGAGTAGATGTGACTATTCTGGAACTTGCTCAGATGGTTAAAGAAATTACAGGCTATCAGGGTGAGATTGTGCTGGATGCTTCCAAACCTGATGGTACCCCCCGAAAACTAATGGATGTAAGCAAAATCAATGGATTTGGCTGGAAAGCCAGGATAGATTTATATCAGGGCATTTCAATGGTCTATGATTTGGTAAAAAATGCTCCTTGGAATAGCTCAGGAAAATAAGTAAGCATACAAAACAGTAACTTTATATTCATACAAAATTATTTATGTCTAAGAGAATCATCATTACCGGGGGCGCCGGTTTTATAGGCTCGCATGTTGTAAGATTATTCGTTAATAAATATCCTGATTATACTATTATTAACCTGGATGCGTTAACCTATGCTGGCAATCTGGAAAATCTACGTGATATTGAAAACAAACCCAATTATCATTTTGCCAAAGTGAATATACTGGACGTAAAAGCTGTGGAGGATTTGTTTGACCAATATCAGGTTACAGATATGATACATTTGGCAGCTGAGTCGCATGTAGATCGTTCCATTGTTTCTCCTTTGGATTTTGTGTACACCAATGTGATTGGGACTGTTAATTTGTTGAATACCGCAAAACAGAAGTGGGCAGCGGATTTGAGCAATCATCGTTTTTATCATGTATCAACGGATGAAGTATACGGAAGTCTGGGAACAGAGGGTTTGTTCACGGAAGAAACCGCCTATGATCCACGTTCGCCATATTCTGCAAGTAAAGCATCTTCCGATCATTTTGTAAAAGCTTATCATGAAACCTATCATTTGCCGGTTGTAATTACCAACTGTTCCAATAACTATGGGCCGTTTCATTTTCCGGAGAAACTGATCCCTTTGTTTATTAATAATATTTTGCAGGGGAAACCATTGCCTGTTTACGGAGATGGATTGTATACACGTGACTGGTTGTATGTGAAAGACCATGCGCTGGCCATTGATCTGGTATTCCATAAAGGAGTGAATGGAGAAACCTACAATATTGGTGGATTTAACGAATGGAAGAATATTGATCTGGTAAAATTATTGTGTCAGCAAATGGATGAAAAGCTGGGCAAGCCGGCAGGTACTAGCGAAAAACTAATTACCTATATCAAAGATCGCCCTGGTCACGACAGAAGGTATGCGATTGATGCTACCAAAATTAACCGTGAGCTGGGTTGGAAGCCAACGGTTACTTTCCAGCAGGGGTTGAGTGAAACCATTGATTGGTTCTTGGCCAATACCGAATGGCTGAACAACGTTACCAGTGGTAATTACCAGCATTATTACGAATCCATGTATAGTAACAAATAATCATGCAGATAGAGTATACCCCCATAGAAGGTTGTTTTATAATTCACGATACATTTTTTGGTGATAGTCGTGGGTATTTTTTTGAGAGTTTTAATAGAAGCACTTTTCTAGAGAAAACAGGCGTAGCAGTAGATTTTGTACAGGATAACCAGTCTCAGTCGGGCAGAGGTGTTTTGAGGGGCTTGCATTTTCAGCATGGAGAGTTTGCGCAAGCGAAACTAGTTCGTGTATTAAATGGAACTGTGCTGGATGTTGCGGTAGATTTAAGAAAAGACTCAAAAACTTTTGGTCAGCACGTAGCAGTAGAATTGAGTGGAGAGAGTCGTACGCAGTTTTTTGTGCCACGTGGTTTTGCACATGGTTTTGTAGTATTGAGTGAACAGGCAACATTTTTTTATAAGTGTGATAATTATTATCACAAAGCATCTGAAGGAGGCATTGCTTTCAATGACCCGGATCTGGGCATTGATTGGAAGTTGCCTGCTGATCAATTATTGCTTTCAGATAAAGACAAGGAACTGCCTTTTTTGAAAGACTGTATCAATAGCTTACAATTTTAAATATTTATACCGCAGATATGAAAGGAATCATTTTAGCAGGAGGATCAGGAACCAGGTTGTATCCAATTACCAAAGGAATCAGTAAGCAGCTGATGCCGGTATACGATAAGCCCATGATTTATTATCCGCTGTCGGTGTTGATGCTGGCAGGTATTAGGGAAATCCTGTTCATTACTACTCCGCAAGATTCCGATCAGTTCCAGCGATTATTGGGAGATGGTGCTGAAATTGGGTGTTCGTTCACGTATGCTGTTCAACACGAACCCAATGGATTGGCGCAGGCATTTGTGATTGGAGAGCAATTCATTGGGAACGATAAAGTTTGCCTGATCCTGGGGGATAATATTTTTTATGGGGCAGGTTTCAGTAAACTGGTGCAAAGCTTCAACGATGTAAACGGTGCGGCGGTATTTGCTTATGAAGTAAATGATCCGGAGCGATATGGTGTAGTTGAATTTGATGCAGATAAAAAAGCGATTTCCATAGAAGAGAAGCCGAAGCAGCCTAAATCTAATTATGCAGTACCAGGACTATATTTCTATGATAATTCAGTTGTGGAAATTGCCAAAAATATCAAGCCCTCACCCAGAGGCGAGTATGAGATAACCGATGTAAACCGTGTTTACCTGAACGCGGGAAAATTGCAGGTGGGTATTATGAACAGAGGTACAGCCTGGTTAGATACGGGTACTTTTGATTCATTTGCGGATGCCTGTGAATTTGTAAGAGTTATTGAGAAAAGACAGAGTCAGAAAATTGGTTGTATAGAGGAAGTAGCCTATCGTATGGGATTCATTGATCGCGTACAACTCATGGTTTTAGCTGAAAAATATGCTAAAAGTGGTTATGGTGAATACCTGAAGCGTTTAAAGGTTTTGTAGGTATTTTAAACAAAATCGGCAATGCAGCGTTACTAATGCTATGAATGCCTTTACAATCAAAGATTTAGAGAACCTGTCGGGTATTAAAGCGCATACCATCCGTATATGGGAACAGCGGTATTCGTTCCTTAACCCACAGCGTACAGAAACCAATATTCGCTATTATTCAGGCGATGAATTAAAGACGGTTTTGAACATAGCTTTACTGAATAAGTATGGGTTCAAGATTTCGCATATTGACCGCATGAGTGCGGATGAAATGCGTGAAAAAACCCTTAGTTTAAATCAGGCGCAAGCACAGCAGGAAAGAATTGTGAATGAATTGATCAGCTGCATGATCGACATGAAGCTGGAGGAATTTGAAATGCTTGTTGATGGCTATATCAAAACCAAGGGAATTGAAAAAACCATTCCACAGATTATTTTCCCTTTTCTGGAACGCATCGGAATACTCTGGCTCACCAACCACATCAATCCTGCTCAGGAGCACCTGGTAACGAATATTATTCGTCAGAAACTCATCATGGGTATCGAAACCTGTCAGACTCCCCTTACACAGCGAAAAACGGTCTTGTTGTTTTTGCCTGAGGGTGAACATCATGAGTTAGGTATTTTATTTACTTATTATCTGTTTAAGAGCCGAGGGGTTAAAGTGATTTACTTGGGTGCGAATGTACCATTGAAAGATGTAGAATATGTGGCCACTTTAAAGAAACCTGATTTCTTGTATTCCCATCTAACTTCTGTTGCGCACAATTTTAATTTTGAGAAGTTCTTAGTGAACGTACAAAATAGAATACCAGAGTTCTCCGTAATTGTTTCAGGGGCTTTGACTCAGTCTTACAAAAAACGGGTACCAACCAATGTGACTTTCAAGAAGTCTTTGGCAGAAGTAACTGAATATATAGGCACTTTGTAAGCATTTATGCCGCTACATACGATTTAAGTATAATGTTTAAACAACAATTAACCAGCCCGCTATATGCGGGCTGGTTTGTTTAACAAATATTTTTAAAAAATTAAACAAAATACAGGGGCATTACCGAATTATATGTTTAGCTTTATGCTTCAAATTATTAAACAATACGCCATGTCTACGCTAGATTTTAATCAAATGTTGGTCAATAATGCGGATTTTTTGAAACCTTTCGCGGTTACTTTAACGCGCGATCAGGAAGCGGCAAAAGACTTGTATCAGGAAACTTTATTCCGGGCATTGGCTAACAAAGACAAGTACAATGTAGGAACGAATATTAAGGCATGGTTGTACACCATCATGCGTAATATTTTCATCAATAACTACAGAAGAAAGTCTAAACAGTCTACCATCTTTGATAATACCCCCAATGAATTTCTATTAGACTTCAATCAGGGTGCAGTAGCCAACGAAGCCATTGCAAATATTAATATGAAAGAAGTAAAGCAGGCGATTCACAATCTTCCTGAGATTTTTAAAAATCCATTTCTTTTATATTTTGATGGTTACAAATACCATGAAATTGCAGAAATGCTGGATGAACCTTTAGGTACAATCAAGAGCAGGATTCACTTTGCCAGAAAACTGTTGAAATCTCATATTCAGCGTTTCTAAGAATTTTCATTAACTTACTCGTCAAGTGAAGCAAAAGCAAGCGATCGTAATCGGCAGCGGTTTCGCAGGTATGTCTGCGGCCTCATTTCTAGCCAGATCGGGCTGGAAAGTTATGGTATTGGAACAACATAATATGCCGGGAGGCAGAGCCCGCAAATTTGAAGCAGCAGGCTTTACATTTGATATGGGGCCCAGCTGGTATTGGATGCCAGATGTATTCGAGCGATATTTTCAGCAATTTGGAAAAGAAGTCAGCGACTACTACCAATTGGAAAGACTGGATCCATCCTATCGTGTTTACTGGCCTGATGGCATTACAGATATCCCCGCAAACTATATTGAATTAAAAGCCCTTTTTGAAAAATTGGAACCTGGTGCCGGTGAGCAGCTAGACCTGTTCATGAAAGAAGCGGCCTATAAATATGAAGTTGGGGTAAATAAACTCGTATTTAAACCGGGTCAATCCTTGTTGGAATTTTTAGACCTTGATTTAATAAAAGGGGTATTCAAGCTGGATGTTTTCAATTCTATGAAAGCTCATGTGGGCAAGTATTTCAAGAATCCGAAGCTGGTAGAATTGATGGAATTTCCCGTTTTGTTTTTAGGTGCATTGCCCGAACACACTCCTGCATTATACAGTTTAATGAACTATGCCGATATTAAAGGAGGAACCTGGTATCCGCAAAAAGGAATGTATGAAATTGCAAAAGCCATGTATGATTTGGCGGTATCATTGGGCGTAGAATTTAGGTTTAATCATTCTGTTACAGGCATTAATATTAAAGATGGGGTAGCAAATTCTGTTTCCTGCCTGGTGAATACACCTGCAGGCAAAACAAGTGTGGCAATTGATGCTGATGTGGTAGTTGGTGGAGCCGATTATCATCATGTTGAAACTGTTTTGTTACCAAGTGAATATCAATCCTATTCAGCTGCTTATTGGAATAAGCGTGTGATGGCTCCCAGTTGTTTGTTGTATTATATCGGGTTAAATAAAAAACTGGAGGGCATAACGCACCATTCCTTGTATTTTGATACCGATTTTAGTTTGCATGGTAAAGAAATTTACACAACCAAGGAATGGCCAACCAATCCACTGTTTTATTTGTGCGCACCTTCAGTAACAGATAAAACGGTTGCGCCAGAAGGATGCGAAAACTTATTTTTATTAATACCTGTGGCAACTGGTTTAACCGGGGATACGGAAGAACTAAGAGAGAAGTATTTTCAGCAGATAATTAAAAGAGTAGAGGAACAAATTGGCCAGTCAATACAAGATGCTATTATTTATAAAAGGACTTTTGCCCAAAGCAATTTCATTGAAGATTATAACGCTTTCAAAGGAAATGCTTATGGTTTAGCGAACACTTTACTGCAAACTGCTGTTTTAAAGCCGTCATGCAGAAGTAAAAAAGTTAAAAACTTATTCTTTACAGGACAATTAACCGTTCCGGGTCCGGGAGTTCCTCCCAGTCTGATCAGCGGTGAAGTAGTAGCTAAAGAAATTACCAAATTATATGATTAAACTGTTTCATCAGGTAAGTCAGGAATGCAGCAGAATTACTACGGAGCTGTATAGCACGAGTTTTTCTTCGTCCATTCGGCTCTTGCATAAAGATCTTAGAACGCCCATTTTTAATATTTATGGGTTTGTAAGATTTGCAGACGAAATAGTGGACACTTTTCATGAATTTGACAAAGTAAAATTGCTGACTGATTTTAAAAAGGCTACTTATGAAGCCATTGAGCAAAAAATTTCACTTAATCCTATTTTGCACAGCTTCCAGTTAACGGTGAATGAATACAATATTGACCATTCATTAATTGATGCCTTCCTGAAGAGCATGGAGATGGATTTGGGTAAGAAGCAGTATGATAGAAACGGGTATGAGGAATATATCTATGGAAGTGCCGAAGTAGTTGGCTTAATGTGTTTGTACGTTTTTTGCAATGGCGATAAAAATAGCTATGAACAGCTTAAACCTTATGCCTGCAGTCTGGGCTCTGCTTTTCAGAAAGTAAACTTTCTTCGTGATCTGAAAGCAGATTTTGAGGGATTAGACAGGATGTATTTTCCAGGTTGCGACTTCAGTAATTTCACACAGGAAGACAAACTAAAAATTGAGCAGGATATTCAGCGTGATTTTGATCATGCATATGAAGGAATTGTTCAATTGCCTCTTAAAGCAAGATTTGGCGTATATGTAGCATATAAATATTATTTAAGTCTGTTCAAAAAAATCAAAAAGCTACAGCCACAGAAGATATTAGACACCAGGGTGAGAATTCCCGATCATGGTAAGGTTTTCATTCTGGCCAAAGCGGGTATTCGTAGTCAACTAAACCTGCTATAATCCAATGACAGAACTAGTGATTCTGGTAAATGAAGCTGACGAAGAAATTGGTTTCATGGAAAAAATGGAAGCTCATGAGAAGGCCTTATTACACAGAGCATTCAGTGTATTTGTTTTCAATAGCTCCGGAGAAATGTTATTGCAGCAAAGAGCCAGTGAAAAATACCACAGCGCTAATCTGTGGACCAATACCTGTTGCAGTCATCCCAGACCAGGCGAATCTGTTGCGCAGGCAGCGAATCGCAGACTAAAGGAAGAAATGGGTTTCCAGACACCTTTGCAAAAAGCCTTTGACTTTGTATATAAAGCACCTTTTGATAACGGCTTAACTGAATACGAATTTGATCATGTATTTATTGGAACTTATGAAGGAAGTATTGAAATGAATCCTTCGGAAGTACAAGCCCATGCTTTTCGTAGCTTTGATACAATAGAAACCATGATTCAAGCCCAGCCAGCACAATTTACTTCCTGGTTTTTAATAGCATTTCCGAAAGTTAAAGCCTGGTGGCAAGAAAAATATCGCTAAAGGAATGAGTGAAAATTCGTCCAGTAAAAATGCAATTGTTATAGGTGCGGGTATCGCAGGCCTGGCATCTGCCATACGTCTGCAGGTAATGGGGTACGAAGTAACAGTGTATGAGAAAAACAACTATCCGGGTGGAAAACTGAGCCATTTTGAAATAAATGGATATCAATTTGACGCAGGTCCCAGTTTATTTACCAGACCAAAGTTGATTGAAGAATTATTTGTATTGGCCAATGAGCCAATGGAAAACTATTTCTCTTACGAACGTGTGCCAGTTGCTTGTCATTATTTTTATCAGGATGGCACCCTGATAAAAGCATATGCGGATCATGAGAAATTTGCAGAAGAAATACAGGTAAAAACAGGGGAGCCAGCTGAGCATGTACACGAATATTTACGACACTCGGCCAATGCATATGAAAACATTGCAGATATATTTCTAAAATATACATTGCATCGCTTGTCAACCTTATTTAAAGCGCCTGTAGCCAAAGCCATTCAATATCTGAAATGGCCTTATCTCTTTACCAGTTTACATCAGTACAATCAATCCAGATTTCAATCATCCAAATTGGTGCAACTCTTTAACAGATATGCTACCTATAATGGCAGCAATCCTTACAAAGCACCGGCCATGCTTTCTTTGATTCCTCATTTGGAACACAATGAAGGAACTTTCTATCCAAAAGGAGGAATGATCAGCATTACACGTGCCTTGTTTGCACTTGCAGAAAAGAAAGGAGTGAAGTTCATATTTGATACTCCGGTAGATAAGATTATTCGTGCAAATAACCAAGTTCAAGGCGTTGTAGTGAATGGAGAAAATATAATGGCCAATCTGGTAGTAAGTAATATGGATGTTTATTTTACCTATCAGCATTTATTGGGTGAGCCATTGAAAGCTAAAAAAATATTGAAGCAGGAAAGAAGCAGTAGTGCATTTATTTTTTATTGGGGCATGAGCAAAACTTTTGAGCAACTGAGTTTGCATAATATTTTTTTCAGCGAGCAATACGAAGCAGAATTTAATTCTTTGTTTCATACATGTCAGCCTTTTGCCGACCCTACTGTATACATCAACATTACAAGCAAATGTGAGCCTGGTATCCAGGCACCTTCAGAGAAAGAAAACTGGTTTGTAATGGTCAATGCACCTGCAAATAATGGCCAGGATTGGGATGCTATTCGCGATTTTTACAAAAAAGCAATACTGCAAAAACTGAATAGTATTATAGGAGAAGATATAGCTAAGTACATAGAAGTGGAAGAAGTATTAAGCCCTGTGAGTATCGAAACAAAAACTGCATCCTATATGGGTTCTTTGTACGGAACTAGTTCTAATAGCAAGATGGCGGCTTTTATGCGTCACCCTAATTTCAGTAATACCATAAAAGGTTTGTACTTTGTAGGAGGAAGTGTACACCCCGGAGGTGGAATTCCTCTCTGTTTGTCTAGTGCAGCAATTATGTCAGATTTAGTAAAAGCCGATGTTGTATAATAAGCCAGCCATACCATTGTTCATAGCCATCTTGTTTCATTTTATGGGTGTGCTGGGTATTTTGTTCACCCCTTATAAGGAATGGTTCATCGCCAACACTCCACTAACACTTATTTTGATGGGAATATTGCTGGCTGCCAGTCAGGAAAAAATTGAAAAAGGTTTTGTGCTGTTTTTTATTCTTGCTTTTGTAACCGGTATGGTTACAGAAATGATAGGTGTAAATACAGGGATCTTATTTGGGGATTATGTATATGGAACCGTGATGGGCCCTCAATTATTGGGCGTACCCTTTTTGATTGGTATGAACTGGTTTGTGATTGTGTTTTGCTGTGGATCGCTCATGAACAAATTGAACAAAGTAATGCTGGCTAAATATGAAGCCCCAATACCAGTTGCCATCATTAAGTGGTCTGTTATTATTGATGGTGCAGTGTTGGCTACTTTTTTTGACTGGTTGATGGAGCCGGTAGCCATAAAGCTAGGGTTCTGGTCCTGGGAAGGTGGTGGTATTCCTATGTTGAATTATGTCTGCTGGTTTGGGATAAGCGCCATTTTATTGGCAGTTCAGCAACAGCTTAAATTAAAGGCCCAAAACCATTTTGCCATACACTTGTTAATTATACAGGCACTCTTTTTTCTGTCACTTAGAATATTTTTATAGCATGTGGTATGTACTTTTTACTTTATTGGTATTCGTATTAATGGAAGGGATTACCTGGTTAACCCATCGCTATGTAATGCATGGATTTCTCTG is a genomic window of Sediminibacterium sp. TEGAF015 containing:
- a CDS encoding acyltransferase: MLPTFNLIESSVRDVQFGKNVTIVGPVNIYGCIIGHDSRVGPFTEIQSNVTIGERCKIQSHSFICSLVTIGNDCFIGHGVMFINDLFSEGRPAGDASKWQATFIGNHVSIGSNATILPVTICDNVVIGAGAVVTKDINEPGFYAGNPAKKIR
- a CDS encoding acyltransferase family protein produces the protein MGNRYYSLDVFRGATVALMILVNNPGSWGHIFGPLQHAPWHGVTPTDLVFPFFLFAVGNAMAFVMPRFEAAGPAEFWKKVIKRTLLIFGIGVLLHWSPFVKWDGEELVFKTWENVRILGVLQRIALCYFFASVIVFYGKTRGAYVIGMAILLLYWFVCYALGADGDPYSLQGWFGTAIDIDILGVTHIYKGEGVPFDPEGFMSTPAAIVQVIFGFLVGQYIQLKGKNADMLSSLFVAGLVLTFSGYCWDLVFPINKKIWTSSYTLYTTGLAILTIGVMIYAIEFKGAKGAWSRFFDVFGKNPLFIFVLSGFLPRLSSLLRWVSETDADGTKHYTSFLSWFYNTLCKPIAEDARVGSLVYALCMIAFYWLIVYVLDKKKIYIKV
- the gmd gene encoding GDP-mannose 4,6-dehydratase → MKKALITGITGQDGAYLAELLLKKGYEVHGIKRRSSLFNTQRIDHFYEDPHIPDRHMVLHYGDLTDSTNLIRIIQEVQPDEIYNLAAMSHVHVSFETPEYTANADGVGALRILEAIRLLGLTKKTKFYQASTSELYGLVQAVPQSETTPFYPRSPYAVAKLYAYWITVNYREAYGMYACNGILFNHESPLRGETFVTRKITRAVARISMGLQDVLYLGNLDAQRDWGHAKDYVEGMWLMLQQEQPEDFVLATGVTTYIRDFVRMAFAEVGVTLAFSGEGVNEIGTIAAIENVQHSSMKVGQVVVKVDPRYYRPTEVDLLIGDATKAKKKLNWSPKYTLAEMVKEMVAADIVLFKKEQLLKDNGFATEKEHE
- a CDS encoding GDP-L-fucose synthase family protein, which codes for MNKQAKIYVAGHRGMVGSAIVRKLETLGYTSIITRTSKELDLRNQQAVADFFATEKPDYVFLAAAKVGGIVANNTYRAEFIYDNLMMESNIIHQSYVNGVQKLLFLGSSCIYPKMAPQPLKEEYLLSGYLEETNQPYAIAKIAGIELCDSYRAQYGCNFISAMPTNLYGPNDNYDLEKSHVLPAMLRKFITAKANDEATVTIWGSGTPRREFLHVDDLAEACLYLMENYNEKGLVNIGTGVDVTILELAQMVKEITGYQGEIVLDASKPDGTPRKLMDVSKINGFGWKARIDLYQGISMVYDLVKNAPWNSSGK
- the rfbB gene encoding dTDP-glucose 4,6-dehydratase, with amino-acid sequence MSKRIIITGGAGFIGSHVVRLFVNKYPDYTIINLDALTYAGNLENLRDIENKPNYHFAKVNILDVKAVEDLFDQYQVTDMIHLAAESHVDRSIVSPLDFVYTNVIGTVNLLNTAKQKWAADLSNHRFYHVSTDEVYGSLGTEGLFTEETAYDPRSPYSASKASSDHFVKAYHETYHLPVVITNCSNNYGPFHFPEKLIPLFINNILQGKPLPVYGDGLYTRDWLYVKDHALAIDLVFHKGVNGETYNIGGFNEWKNIDLVKLLCQQMDEKLGKPAGTSEKLITYIKDRPGHDRRYAIDATKINRELGWKPTVTFQQGLSETIDWFLANTEWLNNVTSGNYQHYYESMYSNK
- the rfbC gene encoding dTDP-4-dehydrorhamnose 3,5-epimerase produces the protein MQIEYTPIEGCFIIHDTFFGDSRGYFFESFNRSTFLEKTGVAVDFVQDNQSQSGRGVLRGLHFQHGEFAQAKLVRVLNGTVLDVAVDLRKDSKTFGQHVAVELSGESRTQFFVPRGFAHGFVVLSEQATFFYKCDNYYHKASEGGIAFNDPDLGIDWKLPADQLLLSDKDKELPFLKDCINSLQF
- the rfbA gene encoding glucose-1-phosphate thymidylyltransferase RfbA; its protein translation is MKGIILAGGSGTRLYPITKGISKQLMPVYDKPMIYYPLSVLMLAGIREILFITTPQDSDQFQRLLGDGAEIGCSFTYAVQHEPNGLAQAFVIGEQFIGNDKVCLILGDNIFYGAGFSKLVQSFNDVNGAAVFAYEVNDPERYGVVEFDADKKAISIEEKPKQPKSNYAVPGLYFYDNSVVEIAKNIKPSPRGEYEITDVNRVYLNAGKLQVGIMNRGTAWLDTGTFDSFADACEFVRVIEKRQSQKIGCIEEVAYRMGFIDRVQLMVLAEKYAKSGYGEYLKRLKVL